Part of the Bacillus cereus group sp. RP43 genome is shown below.
TTATTTCATTAAAAACAGAAATGCTATTTATTTTCTTTATTTGGTACATATACATAATACAATTTTAATATGTGCTGCATGTGAAGTTAGCATAAATTTATGGTGAAGATTCTTGATTCATTTATACATAAACTGATAGGACTTCTTCGTAGTTCATTTATTATTTCGATTGGTTTATTGTCTTTTATATAGATGCGAGGTATCCTTCTACTTAACATACAAGTAATCTCATAATTAATTGTACTTAATATATCTGCAACGCAATCTACACTTATTGATTCCTCGCCTTGATTACCATAAAAGACCACTTCATCCCCAACATGTATTGGCATGATTTTTGTTACGTCCAACATTAACTGGTCCATACAAATACGTCCTATAATAGGAACTTTCATACCCTTTATTAATACAAACCCTTTATTCGAGAGTTGCCTGCTGACACCATCCGCATATCCAACCGGTATCGTCGCAATCCATTCTTCTCCTGTCGCTGTATATGTTGCTCCATAGCCAACCCCATTTCCTTTTTTTACTTTTTTGATATGCGCAACTTTTGATTTAAATGTCAGGATAGGCTGTAACGAAATAGCTTCTTGGTTGACATCTGCAGATGGATAGAGACCGTATAACGCGATTCCAAGGCGGACCATATTTCCTTTTGTTTCTCTCATATCAATTGTAGCAGCACTATTATTGGCATGAATCCATGGAATAACAATTTGTAACTCTTCTGCTTTGCTTACGGCTTTTTGAAATACCTCTTGTTGCATGAGAGTATACATTTTATCCCTTTCATCTGCACAAGCGAAGTGCGTGTACATTCCTTCAACCTGAATATATTTTGTACACTTTAATGTTTGTAAAAACAATGTGACTTCATTAAGTTGTAAACCGAGTCGGCTCATTCCAGTGTCAATTTTAATATGGATGTACGCATTCTTTTCCATTTGTGAAGCAACCTCTTCTATAGCATGCAAATCCTCAATTGTATATACTGTCATGCTTAAATCATACGTAATTGCATCTACTATCGCTTCATACGGTGTGTATCCAAAGATTAATATTGGTACTGTTATACCAGCTTCTCTAAGTTCAATTCCTTCATCTACAAAAGCAACTGCCAAGTGACTTGTGCCTGCCTCTATTACCGCCTTCGCAATCGGAACTGCCCCGTGTCCATAGGCATTCGCTTTTACAACTGTCATAATCGCTGTACCAAATGGAATAGCATGTTTGTACTGTTGGAAATTACGTTGCAGTGCATTTAAATCAACTTCAATAATAGTATGTCTACCGTAGTTAACGTTCATAATTTATTTACCTCCTATATTAAGCTATCAAAAATGCTCTTCCTGAAGAGCCAAGTTCATGAATCCGTAAAAGTCATTAGTATTCAAACGAAAATCCGTCGGTTATTATTTTTTTAGTATTCCTTCAGTTGTTTTTATCTCGTAACCTTCCGTGAGCTAAAATCGTTAAAAATCACATTCACTCTCACCCTCATATTTTCACATATCTTCACCTATCCAAAAAGGTACACACATTATGTATTTTTACAGTCTAGTGGTATGGTGGAGAGGTATAGATATACCTCTTTGTAATACAATTTCTTTTCGAAGTAATACTATATGAGTAATAAATATATCTACTG
Proteins encoded:
- the alr gene encoding alanine racemase → MNVNYGRHTIIEVDLNALQRNFQQYKHAIPFGTAIMTVVKANAYGHGAVPIAKAVIEAGTSHLAVAFVDEGIELREAGITVPILIFGYTPYEAIVDAITYDLSMTVYTIEDLHAIEEVASQMEKNAYIHIKIDTGMSRLGLQLNEVTLFLQTLKCTKYIQVEGMYTHFACADERDKMYTLMQQEVFQKAVSKAEELQIVIPWIHANNSAATIDMRETKGNMVRLGIALYGLYPSADVNQEAISLQPILTFKSKVAHIKKVKKGNGVGYGATYTATGEEWIATIPVGYADGVSRQLSNKGFVLIKGMKVPIIGRICMDQLMLDVTKIMPIHVGDEVVFYGNQGEESISVDCVADILSTINYEITCMLSRRIPRIYIKDNKPIEIINELRRSPISLCINESRIFTINLC